The Streptomyces sp. NBC_00440 genome contains a region encoding:
- a CDS encoding DUF3073 domain-containing protein codes for MGRGRAKAKQTKVARQLKYSSGGTDLSRLANELGASPTSQPPNAEPFEDDEEEDDPYAQYADRYNEDQDEDDESGPSSQRRGA; via the coding sequence ATGGGGCGCGGCCGGGCAAAGGCCAAGCAGACGAAGGTCGCCCGCCAGCTGAAGTACAGCAGCGGCGGAACGGACCTGTCACGTCTGGCCAATGAGCTGGGCGCATCTCCTACGAGTCAGCCACCGAACGCGGAGCCGTTCGAGGACGACGAAGAGGAAGATGACCCGTACGCACAGTACGCGGATCGTTATAACGAGGATCAGGACGAGGACGACGAGTCCGGTCCTTCGTCTCAGCGCCGCGGCGCTTGA
- a CDS encoding Leu/Phe/Val dehydrogenase: MTGVLVPDAPGAPGARVDVLNTLFHSDQGGHEQVVLCQDRASGLKAVIAIHSTALGPALGGTRFYPYANEEAAVADALNLARGMSYKNAMAGLDHGGGKAVIIGDPELIKTEELLLAYGRFVASLGGRYVTACDVGTYVADMDVVARECAWTTGRSPENGGAGDSSVLTAFGVYQGMRASAQHLWGDPALRGRKVGVAGVGKVGHHLVGHLLAEGADVVVTDVREDSVRRVTGSHPGRVTAVGDTETLIRTEGLDIYAPCALGGALNDASVPALTAKVVCGAANNQLAHPGVEKDLADRGILYAPDYVVNAGGVIQVADELHGFDFGRCEKKAAKIFDTTLAIFARAKEDGIPPAAAADRIAEQRMAAARSRSH, translated from the coding sequence ATGACCGGCGTACTCGTCCCCGACGCCCCGGGCGCCCCGGGCGCCCGTGTGGACGTGCTGAACACCCTGTTCCACTCCGATCAGGGTGGGCACGAGCAGGTCGTCCTCTGCCAGGACCGCGCCTCCGGCCTCAAGGCCGTGATCGCCATCCACTCCACCGCCCTGGGCCCGGCCCTCGGCGGCACGCGCTTCTACCCGTACGCGAACGAGGAGGCAGCCGTCGCCGACGCGCTGAACCTCGCCCGCGGAATGTCCTACAAGAACGCTATGGCCGGCCTGGACCACGGCGGCGGCAAGGCCGTGATCATCGGCGATCCCGAGCTGATCAAGACGGAGGAACTCCTCCTGGCCTACGGCCGGTTCGTCGCCTCGCTCGGCGGGCGGTACGTGACGGCCTGCGACGTCGGCACCTATGTCGCGGACATGGACGTGGTGGCGCGCGAGTGCGCCTGGACCACCGGCCGCTCCCCCGAGAACGGCGGTGCGGGCGACTCGTCGGTGCTGACCGCCTTCGGCGTCTACCAGGGGATGCGGGCCAGCGCCCAACACCTGTGGGGCGACCCCGCGCTGCGCGGCCGCAAGGTCGGCGTCGCGGGCGTCGGCAAGGTCGGCCACCATCTGGTCGGGCATCTGCTGGCCGAGGGCGCCGATGTGGTGGTCACGGACGTACGGGAGGACTCCGTGCGCCGCGTCACCGGCAGCCACCCGGGCCGGGTCACCGCGGTCGGCGACACCGAAACGCTGATCCGCACCGAGGGGCTCGACATCTACGCCCCGTGCGCGCTGGGCGGCGCGCTCAACGACGCCTCGGTGCCCGCGCTCACCGCGAAGGTGGTGTGCGGCGCGGCCAACAACCAGCTCGCGCACCCCGGCGTCGAGAAGGACCTCGCGGACCGGGGCATCCTCTACGCCCCCGACTACGTGGTGAACGCCGGCGGGGTGATCCAGGTCGCCGACGAGCTGCACGGCTTCGACTTCGGCCGGTGCGAGAAGAAGGCAGCGAAGATCTTCGACACCACGCTGGCAATATTCGCACGTGCAAAGGAAGACGGCATTCCGCCGGCCGCGGCGGCCGACCGGATCGCCGAGCAGCGCATGGCGGCGGCCCGTTCCCGCAGTCACTGA
- the bldC gene encoding developmental transcriptional regulator BldC: MTARTPDAEPLLTPAEVATMFRVDPKTVTRWAKAGKLTSIRTLGGHRRYREAEVRALLAGIPQQRSEA; this comes from the coding sequence ATGACCGCTCGCACCCCTGATGCCGAGCCGCTGCTGACCCCGGCTGAGGTTGCCACGATGTTCCGCGTGGACCCGAAGACGGTCACTCGCTGGGCGAAGGCGGGCAAGCTCACGTCCATCCGAACGCTGGGTGGGCATCGCCGGTACCGCGAGGCTGAGGTCCGTGCTCTGCTCGCGGGTATTCCGCAGCAGCGCAGCGAGGCCTGA
- a CDS encoding DUF6274 family protein codes for MTTATRHETRALLRAHLAAAVGYRHLTRHCAVCHRLLRLAMEPSAPDTNAANAANAANAANPEERPPARR; via the coding sequence ATGACGACGGCGACGCGGCACGAGACGCGGGCACTGCTACGGGCCCACCTGGCGGCCGCTGTGGGCTACCGCCACCTCACCCGGCACTGCGCGGTCTGCCACCGGCTGCTGCGGCTCGCCATGGAGCCGTCTGCGCCCGACACGAACGCTGCGAACGCTGCGAACGCTGCGAACGCCGCGAACCCAGAGGAACGTCCACCGGCACGCCGGTGA